GCACTTTGCTTTGTCCTCTCTGGGATTTTTACTGACAGGGGTGCTGGTTCCTTTCTTAGGCGTTTTAGTCATGTTTTTGTACCGAGGGGAAACCCACTCCTTTTTTTCTTCTTTAGGAAAAGGAGCGGCTTTTTGGTTTTCCCTCTGTGCCCTTTCTCTTATGGGGCCTTTTGGGGTGTTGGCGCGCTGTATAGTGGTGGCCCATGGCACTTTTGGCTTAGTCGTTCCCGGGGTATCCTTGCCTTTTTTTAGCATCCTATCTTGTGCTGTCATCTTCATGCTCACCTTGAACAAGCGAAAAATCGTGTCCTTTCTCGGTACTTATTTGACCCCTATCCTTTTACTGTCCTTAGGGGCGATCGTCTTGTTAGGATTATGGCATGGAAGTTTCCCTGCAGATTATACTGTGACCAAGTGGAGCGCTTTTCAAATGGGATTTCTAAAAGGGTATCAAACGATGGACTTGTTAGCGGCATTTTTCTTTTCCACCTTCATCCTTGAGCATTTACAGAAAAATTCGGCTCAAGAATTAAGCCAAAATACATTAATTAAAATCTTTTTTAAAGCTTCTGTGGTAGGGGCGAGTTTGTTGTCCATCATCTACATCGCGCTTGTCACTCTAGGAACCGTTTACGGAGAATCTTTTAGAGAGGTTCCTCAAGAGCAATTGCTAGGCCTGATAGCTGAGCAGGCTTTAGGATCTTACGCCTCTCTTGTATTATGTGTGGCCGTTGTCTTAGCTTGCTTGACTACCGCCATCGTCTTAGCCTCTTTATTTGCAGACTTTTTACGGACAGAAGTTGCAAAAGAGAAGATTTCTGCTCCCTTTTCTTTGCTTGTCACGCTTTCGATCGCTTTTACGGTTTCAACCTTTGAATTTGCCGGGATTGCGGGATTTCTAGGACCTTTACTTGAAGCGATCTATCCAGCTTTAATTACCTTGACAGTTTTAAGCATTGTTCACAAGTTATGGGGATACCAATTACACCGCTGGCCCATCGCAGCAACTCTTGCAACCAAGGTCTTGTGGTTCTAAACCTATGCGCTTGAAGGGGAAAACTGGCGAATTTTCCCTTTTTCTTTCATTTCTTTGCACACTTATTTTGGATTTTTTATTCGAAAATGGTAGGTTTTGTATTTCTGGCGGGATCTTTGGAGGTTCGTGTGTGTAAGAGCCACGACAGGATTTTTTCTTAGAAAAAAGTTTTGGTAGCTGTTGGTTAAGTTAAAAGCAACTGAAGCTCCAAGCAGAAAACCGAAAATCCTGGTTCCTACAAATAGGACTAGGGGTGGATAGCGGAGGAGTTGCAAGCAGATGGTTTTAGTGACAGGGGGAGCAGGTTTTATTGGGTCAAATTTCATCCGAAATTGGCTTCAGTATGAAAAAGATCCAGTCGTCAACCTCGACAAATTAACGTATGCGGGAAACCTTCATAATTTATCAGAAGTTTGTGAAAATCCCCTCTATCGTTTTGTTCGAGGAGATATTCAAGATCGCGCTTTAGTGCGCGAAATTTTGCTCCAATATCAACCCCGTGCAATCATTCACTTTGCAGCTGAATCTCATGTAGATCGCTCGATTCACTCTCCCTCTAATTTCATCCAAACAAACATTTTAGGAACTTACTGTTTGCTTGAAGAGGCGTTGGCCTATTGGAAGGAACTCTCAGATGAGAAAAAGAAGCATTTCCGCTTTCTGCACATTTCCACAGACGAGGTGTTTGGGTCCCTTTCTCCCTTTGCTCCGGCTTCTACAGAAACGAGTGCCTACTTGCCTAAAAATCCTTATTCGGCCTCCAAAGCTGCCGCCGATCATCTAGTAGAGGCGTTTGGCCACACTTACCAGCTGCCCATTTTAATTACGCGCAGCGCCAATAACTTTGGCCCTTGCCAATTTCCAGAAAAATTTATTCCCCATCTTATTTTACAAGCCATGCAGGGCAAACCTATTCCCCTTTATGGAGATGGATTGCAAGTGCGCAACTGGATTTATGTACAAGATCATTGCAATGCCATTCGGAAGGTTTTGATTCAAGGCACAGTGGGAGAGTCCTACAATATCGCAGGCATAAAGGAAACCACAAATTTGGAATTAGCTGAATGGATATGTGAAATTTTGGACGAACTTAAACCTGATGCTTCAGTTCGCCCTCATTCTTCTTTGATCGTCCATGTTAAAGATCGCCCAGGACATGATCGCCGCTATGCTTTGGACGGATCAAAAATAGGGAAAGAGTTGAGCTGGATGCCAGAAGCTAGTTTTGAAACTCAATTGCGAGAAACCCTTAAGTGGTATTTAAACCATCCTGGATGGGTTAATAACATTTTGTCTGGCGAGTATCAAAATTGGATTAAACATCACTATCAAGGATAAAAATGAGAAAAGGGATTATTTTAGCCGGGGGGAATGGAACAAGGCTTTATCCTCTTACTATGGCTTTATCAAAGCAGTTATTGCCAGTCTACGATAAACCCCTGATTTATTATCCCATTTCTACCTTAATGTTAGCGGGAGTTCGAGAAATCTTAATTATTTCCACTCCTCATGATCTTCCCCGTTTCCAACAGTTGTTAGGGGATGGTTCACAGTGGGGACTAGACTTTTATTATGCCTCTCAGCCTCATCCTGAAGGTTTAGCTCAGGCTTTTATGATTGGGAAAACCTTTATTCAAAATCAACCCTGTGTCCTCACCTTAGGAGACAATATCTTTTTTGGAAACGAGCTTAGCCAGCGTTTAAAAGCAGCCGAAAAGACAGAAGAGGGAGCGACAATCTTTGCCTACAAAGTTCATAACCCCCAAAGATATGGAGTGGTAGAGTTTGATGAAAATAGGCAACCGATCAACATTATAGAAAAACCTGCCATGTCCAAGTCAAGGTATGCGGTGACAGGTTTATATTTTTACGATCACCAAGCTTGTGAAATCGCGGCTCAATTGAAGCCTTCTAAAAGAGGGGAATTAGAAATTACGGATTTGAATAATCATTATCTGCAGCAGGGTAATCTCCGTGTCCAAGTATTTGGAAGAGGGATGGCATGGCTTGATGCAGGGACCTTTGAATCTTTGCTTGAAGCTTCGGTCTTTATCCAAACTATTCAACACCGACAAGGAGTTAAGATTGGCTGCTTGGAAGAAATTGCCTTCCGCATGGGGTATATTGGGGAAGAACAATTGGAAAAGTTAGCCCATTCTATGCGCGAGAGTGATTACGGAGCCTATTTGTTAGGACTCTTAGATGAACAAAATCTGAAACTTTAACAGCTTGAGGGAGCATGAACATTCTCAAAACAGAAATTCCCGAGGTGCTGTTGATTGAACATAAAGTATTACGCGACGCGCGAGGGTTTTTTTTAGAAAGTTATCGCGCCTATGATTTTGCTAAAGGGTTAAATATCTCTGCAAATTTTGTGCAAGATAATCACTCTCATTCCATTCAAGGGGTATTAAGGGGTTTGCATTACCAATTAAAAAGGCCGCAAGGGAAGCTTGTAAGAGTTATTTCAGGGGAGATTTTCGATGTGGCGGTTGATTTACGTCAATCCTCTCCCACTTATGGAAAATGGGTGGGGAGGTATCTCTCCGCGGAGGCTCCTGCTTCTCTGTGGATCCCTCCTGAATTTGCGCACGGCTTTTTAGTTTTATCTCCTCAGGCAGACGTGTTGTATAAAACGACTGATTACTATGACCCTTCTTCTGAATATTGCTTGAGATGGGATGACCCTCATGTAGGAATTGAATGGCCTTTACAAAAACCCCCTTTGTTGTCAAAAAAAGATAGGGAAGGGAAATTTTTTAAAGACTTACCCCCTTTTTAATTCTCCTGAAGATAAAGTCTCTTGAGTTGCTTATCTAGCAAATACTTAAGCGTTTTATTGCATAAAAAATAGGCCTCGTCTACCCTAAAAAGGGGCGAAGAAAAGGATAAGAGAGAATCCTAAAAGTTTGAGGAGATTTTAAAGGCAAATCGAAAATGATTATTTTTTCCAGCTTAGTGTAAATAAAAAGTTTTTTTATCCAGAAAAAGCGCTGAAAATGAATTTCAAACAGGTAAAAATAAATTTTAAATAATAGTTTTTACCTATGCCTTCTTCTCCCTTGAGGTTAAACGCCATCCATGATAAGGTGCCTTTTCATTAAATACCATGATTCCATAATGTACATGAAACGCACGATTTCCATTTTAATCTCTTTGGGGTTGTTATTAATCTTGAATAACCCGTTGCAAGCGCACTCACTACCCAAGCAACTGGTAGATAGAATGAAGGAATTGAGGCAGCCGCTAACACCTCATGTGATTGTAGTAGATGTGACCTCTCAAAAATTGTTCTTATTCAAGGACCATAAAATAGTCGCGAGTTACCCTGTTTCAACTGCTGCTAAAGGAACAGGTCAAGAAGCTAACAGCTATAAAACTCCCCTCGGTGTTCACCGCATTGCAGAAAAAATTGGAACGCATGCTCCTCTTAATGCGATTTTTATCGAAAGAGTGAATACGGGAAAAATTTGGACTCCTTTTGCTAAAGCTAAGCAAGGAGCCGATCTTGTCTTGACACGTATCCTGTGGTTAGAAGGCTTAGAGAAAGGCTTCAATAAAGGCAAAGGCAAAAGGGGGGAAAATGTAGACAGTTTTCAAAGGTATATTTACATCCATGGCACAAATGCTGAAGGTTTAATTGGAACTCCCGCCTCAAAAGGATGTATTCGCATGAAAAATGAAGACTTGCTCTCGTTGTTTGCGTTTATAGATCCTGGATCTATTGTGTATATTGCGCATTTTTAAAAGGTTAAAGAAAAAAATCGTTCTATCCACTATACTTGTTACTGTTTTACATTTTAATGGTTGTATGAAAGCATTGGATTTATTAATTCCCCATATTTCAAATATTGAAACAAAGTTAGGCTATGAATTTAAGGATAAGGACTTATTGGCCTTAGCTTTTGTCCACCGTTCTTTTATCAATGAAAATCGAGAAATTCACGAGCACAATGAGCGTTTAGAATTCTTGGGAGATTCTGTGTTAGGTTTGATGATTGCAGATTACTTATACCGCAATCTCCCTTCCACCCCCGAAGGAGAACTCTCTTATTTAAAATCCAGGCTGGTGGAAGCAAGTTCTTGTGTGACATACATTCATAAATTAGATCTCGAGCAATTTTTGCTGCTAGGGCGGGGAGAGAGGATGAATGATGGCAGAGGCAGAGAATCCATCCTTGCTGACTTACTTGAAGCCATTATTGGGGCCGTTTATTTAGACGGAGGATTAGAGAGCGCCAAAGCCTTTCTATTCAAAAATTTTTCCGCTGAGATCGAAGCGATTTTAAAAACCCCCGTGCGCAATTGGAAAGCCTTGCTTCAAGACTATTGCCAGAAAAAATATCAAACCACCCCTTCTTATCACGTCATGGAGGAAAAAGGGCCCGATCATAGCAAAACGTTTAAAATTTCTGTGTTTTTAAAGGATGAGGAAGTTGGCAAGGGAGAAGGGGGATCTAAAAAAGAAGCCCAGCAGAAAGCAGCTGAGGATGCTCTTTCTAATATGGATATTCAGGAATAATGAGGTAAAGCGTGGCGATTAAGCAAAAAAACGTATGGTACTGCAGTGAATGTGGCCATAAACAGACAAAATGGTTGGGGCAGTGTCCCCAATGTTCCCGCTGGAATACCTTCCATGAAGAAGTGGAGTTCTTAGGGGGCACCCGGTTTGAGTCGGCTCCTTCTCTCTCCGCTAATAAACCCATGCGCATTAAAGAGGTGTCGTCGGTTGAAATCCCCCGCATTTCAACCCACATGCAAGAATGTGATCGTTTAATTGGAGGTGGGCTTGTTCCCGGTTCCCTGACCCTTGTAGGAGGCGATCCTGGAATTGGAAAATCCACTTTGCTGCTCCAGCTTTCAAATGCTTTAGCCATGCAGGGGTTAATTATTTTGTATGTTTGCGGAGAAGAATCTGTTGAGCAAACTTCCATGCGTGCAAAACGTTTAGGCGTTGAGACGGATAACCTTTATCTCTTAAACGAGACAAATTTTTCGGCTATTAAGGTGCAAATTGATAACATCAAACCGGATGTTCTCATTATTGACTCCATCCAGATTGTGTATAAAAGTGAGATTAGCTCTGCTCCTGGTTCAGTTTCCCAAGTGCGGGAAACCACGACAGAATTCATGCATTTGGCAAAAGGGCGTAGAATTGCCACTTTTTTAATCGGCCACGTCACTAAATCAGGAGAAATTGCAGGGCCCCGCGTGCTTGAGCATTTGGTGGATACCGTGCTGTACTTTGAAGGAGATAAGCAGCAGAATTACCGAATGATTCGGGTGGTTAAAAATCGGTTTGGTCCCACAGATGAGATAGCGGTATTTCAAATGAATTCGGGAGGGCTGACTCAAGTGCCTAATCCCTCCCATATCTTTTTAGAAGAAAGGACTAAAAATAGAGTGGGCTCAGTGGTCATCCCGACGATTGAAGGAACTCGGCCCATTTTGATTGAAGCCCAAGCTCTTGTAACCGAAACAGTATTTAGCACCCCTTCACGCCGCTGTACAGGCTTAGATCAAAACCGCTTAGCCCTTCTGTTAGCGGTGCTAGAGAAAAGAATGCGTTATCAATTGTATAAATGCGATGTATTTGTCTCGATTGCCGGGGGAATACGGGTTACCGAGCCAGGTTTAGATTTGGGCGTACTTTTGGCAGTGGCCTCTTCCATGCGCAATCGGGTGATCGATCCAGAAACCGCAGTAGTCGGCGAAGTGGGCTTAGGAGGGGAAATTCGCAGTGTTCCGCGAGTGGATAGCCGCATTAAGGAAGCTTTACACATGGGATTTACTCGCTGTGTCATTCCTAAACGAAACCTAAAAGGCGTTTCAGACGAAATCCGGC
The Parachlamydia sp. AcF125 genome window above contains:
- a CDS encoding branched-chain amino acid transport system II carrier protein; its protein translation is MKNKSLVVSTGLAMFSMFFGSGNLVFPLTVGREAGGHFALSSLGFLLTGVLVPFLGVLVMFLYRGETHSFFSSLGKGAAFWFSLCALSLMGPFGVLARCIVVAHGTFGLVVPGVSLPFFSILSCAVIFMLTLNKRKIVSFLGTYLTPILLLSLGAIVLLGLWHGSFPADYTVTKWSAFQMGFLKGYQTMDLLAAFFFSTFILEHLQKNSAQELSQNTLIKIFFKASVVGASLLSIIYIALVTLGTVYGESFREVPQEQLLGLIAEQALGSYASLVLCVAVVLACLTTAIVLASLFADFLRTEVAKEKISAPFSLLVTLSIAFTVSTFEFAGIAGFLGPLLEAIYPALITLTVLSIVHKLWGYQLHRWPIAATLATKVLWF
- the rfbB gene encoding dTDP-glucose 4,6-dehydratase gives rise to the protein MVLVTGGAGFIGSNFIRNWLQYEKDPVVNLDKLTYAGNLHNLSEVCENPLYRFVRGDIQDRALVREILLQYQPRAIIHFAAESHVDRSIHSPSNFIQTNILGTYCLLEEALAYWKELSDEKKKHFRFLHISTDEVFGSLSPFAPASTETSAYLPKNPYSASKAAADHLVEAFGHTYQLPILITRSANNFGPCQFPEKFIPHLILQAMQGKPIPLYGDGLQVRNWIYVQDHCNAIRKVLIQGTVGESYNIAGIKETTNLELAEWICEILDELKPDASVRPHSSLIVHVKDRPGHDRRYALDGSKIGKELSWMPEASFETQLRETLKWYLNHPGWVNNILSGEYQNWIKHHYQG
- the rfbA gene encoding glucose-1-phosphate thymidylyltransferase RfbA; amino-acid sequence: MRKGIILAGGNGTRLYPLTMALSKQLLPVYDKPLIYYPISTLMLAGVREILIISTPHDLPRFQQLLGDGSQWGLDFYYASQPHPEGLAQAFMIGKTFIQNQPCVLTLGDNIFFGNELSQRLKAAEKTEEGATIFAYKVHNPQRYGVVEFDENRQPINIIEKPAMSKSRYAVTGLYFYDHQACEIAAQLKPSKRGELEITDLNNHYLQQGNLRVQVFGRGMAWLDAGTFESLLEASVFIQTIQHRQGVKIGCLEEIAFRMGYIGEEQLEKLAHSMRESDYGAYLLGLLDEQNLKL
- the rfbC gene encoding dTDP-4-dehydrorhamnose 3,5-epimerase, which encodes MNILKTEIPEVLLIEHKVLRDARGFFLESYRAYDFAKGLNISANFVQDNHSHSIQGVLRGLHYQLKRPQGKLVRVISGEIFDVAVDLRQSSPTYGKWVGRYLSAEAPASLWIPPEFAHGFLVLSPQADVLYKTTDYYDPSSEYCLRWDDPHVGIEWPLQKPPLLSKKDREGKFFKDLPPF
- a CDS encoding L,D-transpeptidase; the encoded protein is MKRTISILISLGLLLILNNPLQAHSLPKQLVDRMKELRQPLTPHVIVVDVTSQKLFLFKDHKIVASYPVSTAAKGTGQEANSYKTPLGVHRIAEKIGTHAPLNAIFIERVNTGKIWTPFAKAKQGADLVLTRILWLEGLEKGFNKGKGKRGENVDSFQRYIYIHGTNAEGLIGTPASKGCIRMKNEDLLSLFAFIDPGSIVYIAHF
- the rnc gene encoding ribonuclease III — encoded protein: MKALDLLIPHISNIETKLGYEFKDKDLLALAFVHRSFINENREIHEHNERLEFLGDSVLGLMIADYLYRNLPSTPEGELSYLKSRLVEASSCVTYIHKLDLEQFLLLGRGERMNDGRGRESILADLLEAIIGAVYLDGGLESAKAFLFKNFSAEIEAILKTPVRNWKALLQDYCQKKYQTTPSYHVMEEKGPDHSKTFKISVFLKDEEVGKGEGGSKKEAQQKAAEDALSNMDIQE
- the radA gene encoding DNA repair protein RadA; translation: MAIKQKNVWYCSECGHKQTKWLGQCPQCSRWNTFHEEVEFLGGTRFESAPSLSANKPMRIKEVSSVEIPRISTHMQECDRLIGGGLVPGSLTLVGGDPGIGKSTLLLQLSNALAMQGLIILYVCGEESVEQTSMRAKRLGVETDNLYLLNETNFSAIKVQIDNIKPDVLIIDSIQIVYKSEISSAPGSVSQVRETTTEFMHLAKGRRIATFLIGHVTKSGEIAGPRVLEHLVDTVLYFEGDKQQNYRMIRVVKNRFGPTDEIAVFQMNSGGLTQVPNPSHIFLEERTKNRVGSVVIPTIEGTRPILIEAQALVTETVFSTPSRRCTGLDQNRLALLLAVLEKRMRYQLYKCDVFVSIAGGIRVTEPGLDLGVLLAVASSMRNRVIDPETAVVGEVGLGGEIRSVPRVDSRIKEALHMGFTRCVIPKRNLKGVSDEIRQKVALIGVEFVEEAVDALIA